In the Leptospira fletcheri genome, ATCGTTGGATCCGGTTCTTTCATGCAGCATTCCTAATAAAAAGAACAATAATCCGGAAGTAAATCCGTGGTTCACCATCTGGATCATTCCGCCTGCCACTCCTTCTTCCGTTAAAGATAAGATACCCAAAATGCAGAACCCCATATGGGAAAGGGAAGAGAAGGCCACCAAGCGCTTGGTGTTTTTTTGGGTGAGAGCCACTACTGCTCCGTACAAGATCCCCGCCACAGCCAGACCGGAAAAGAAATCCCTGTAATCCAGGAACACCTGGGGAAAGAGCGGGATCGCGATTCTGACATACGCGAATAATCCGATCTTTAATAAGATTCCGGCCAGATCCACGGAACCTACCGTGGGAGCTTCCTCATGAACGTCCGGCATCCAGGTATGCAGCGGAAACAAAGGTACCTTGATGGCGAACGCGAAGCTGAATCCGATAAAGAGCCAGAATCTGAGGTCCGGAGGAATATTAGACAAGGGTAATACGGCGAGTTCTTCAAGATCGAGAGTCGAGGAATAATGGTAGAGTACCAGGATACTCGCCAACATGAACACCGATCCGGTAAAGGAAAATAGCAGGTATTTCATGGCCGCGCGAACACGACCCGATTCTCCCCAGATTCCGACCATCATTGAGAAAGGCAGAACCATCCATTCCCAAAATACGTAAAACTGCACTAGGTTGAAGGAAAGAAAAACTCCGATCACTCCAGTTTCTACAAGGAGCAAAAGGATGAAAAATTCACGTATCCTGTATTTTACTCCGGAAAAAGCGGACAAACAGGATAGGAAAAACAGGATCGCGGACATGGCGATTAAAAGCAGGGAAAAACCGTCGACTGCGACGTAATAATCCAGCCCACCGGATCCCAAATCGATGAAGTTATGGATACGATGGGAAAATTGAGGCCCACTGTCGCCTTGCACGAATTCCCAAAAGAGTGGAAGGGTCATCCCGAATACAGCTAACGTGATTAGGGAAGAAACGGAACGGATCCACCCCGGACGTCCGGAAAGAAAAAGCAAGGGGATCCCCAGTACGGGTAAAAAAAGAAGGAGCGTTAAGTAAAACTGGGGCACTTACAATCCCCTCCAGAGGAATAAAGATAGAATGAGAATCGTTCCGAGGACGATCATAAAAGCATAATCTACGATCGTTCCGGTCTGTAGGCGGCGAAGGAGTACGGATATTCCGGAAGAGATCCTACCGGTATTGACTAGAATCTTATCCAAGAACTGTTTTTCCACCACGGAAGAGAAGAATTCGGAAAAAAACAGGATCGGCTGGACGACCCAAGCGGAAAATATCTCGTCGATATAATATTTCCTTACGACGAGCTTTCTCCAGCCCGCATAATCCTGCTCTGCAGGAGGAATTTCTTTTTTCTTTACGTAGAAACTCCAAGAAAGAGTCAAACCGACGGCGACGGCCCCCAACGAAAGCAAGGCTAACGTTAATTCCGCACTCGGAGTAAGATGATGGTCGGTGGAATGTCCGGACCGAAGGAATCTACGGGAATATTCTTCTCCCATAGAAAACACCGGCTTAAAGTACCGTTCCAGCAAATCGATTCCTCCTAGAGAATCGGGCACCAACAAAAATCCGCTAAAGGCGGCTCCGAGGGCTAATACGATTAACGGAACCGTGATGGTCCAGGAAGATTCGTGGGGATGGACGTCGGGGGATACCCTGGAGGTTCCGGTAAAAGTTAGAAACGTTAGACGAAACATGTAAAAGGTCGTCAATAAGGCTGTGACTACGCCCAAAGCAAAAAAGAGCGGACTATAAAAATACGCTTTTTCCAGAATCAAATCCTTGGAAAAGAAACCGCTAAAAGGAGGAATTCCCGAGATCGCCAGAGTACCTAAGAGAAACGTAAACCAAGTAATCTTCATTTGGGATTTCAATCCGCCCATTCTACGTAGATCCTGCTCGTCGTGTAAAGAATGGATGACGGAACCGGAACCTAGGAACAGTAGGGCCTTAAAGAAAGCGTGGGTCAAAAGATGGAAAAGGCCTGCAACATAAGCTCCCGTTCCCATCGCCACGAACATATAACCGAGCTGGGAAACCGTGGAATAAGCGAGAACCTTTTTGATGTCGTTTTGGAAAATCCCTATGGTCGCGGCGAAGAACGCGGTAAACGTACCGATCGCTACGATCCAGACGCCGACCTGAGGAGTTAGAACGAATAGGAAATTGAGCCTCGCAATGAGAAAGATCCCCGCAGTTACCATCGTCGCCGCATGGATCAAAGCGGAAACGGGAGTGGGTCCGGCCATAGCGTCCGGCAGCCAGATGTGAAAAGGAAACTGAGCCGATTTCCCCATGGCTCCGATAAAGTA is a window encoding:
- a CDS encoding complex I subunit 4 family protein encodes the protein MPQFYLTLLLFLPVLGIPLLFLSGRPGWIRSVSSLITLAVFGMTLPLFWEFVQGDSGPQFSHRIHNFIDLGSGGLDYYVAVDGFSLLLIAMSAILFFLSCLSAFSGVKYRIREFFILLLLVETGVIGVFLSFNLVQFYVFWEWMVLPFSMMVGIWGESGRVRAAMKYLLFSFTGSVFMLASILVLYHYSSTLDLEELAVLPLSNIPPDLRFWLFIGFSFAFAIKVPLFPLHTWMPDVHEEAPTVGSVDLAGILLKIGLFAYVRIAIPLFPQVFLDYRDFFSGLAVAGILYGAVVALTQKNTKRLVAFSSLSHMGFCILGILSLTEEGVAGGMIQMVNHGFTSGLLFFLLGMLHERTGSNDLTHVSGLAKSAPFLAVFVGLAAFAGAGLPGTNGFVGEFLILIGTFKYHILFGILAGTAIIFSAGYMLRFAKALLFGEPNEPASSMSALTIREKCILVVTGGLILVMGVFPGPFLNFVTPSARVVLNSTSEEALKERAFSEKEGSLRQVDRKYQNYRSLGASVSSYEERIPVTKGTGIPGLRRPVKEKTE
- the nuoL gene encoding NADH-quinone oxidoreductase subunit L, producing the protein MTWNVLIPLIVLLPLVGAGINALFGRILKGSWSGIVGTFFSFLSFGFGVFAFLNYRPMERTVPEIVPFFRWLEVGGFNIEVAYQLDQLSLFMVLIITGIGSLIHLYSIGYMKGNPGIARFFSYLNLFLFSMLHLVLAENLVVLFFGWEGVGLCSYLLIGFDTHKETAANAGIKAFLTNRVADLAMVIAIALTYWYSGSVSFTQIASVLPEMKGFQHVLPVVTGCYFIGAMGKSAQFPFHIWLPDAMAGPTPVSALIHAATMVTAGIFLIARLNFLFVLTPQVGVWIVAIGTFTAFFAATIGIFQNDIKKVLAYSTVSQLGYMFVAMGTGAYVAGLFHLLTHAFFKALLFLGSGSVIHSLHDEQDLRRMGGLKSQMKITWFTFLLGTLAISGIPPFSGFFSKDLILEKAYFYSPLFFALGVVTALLTTFYMFRLTFLTFTGTSRVSPDVHPHESSWTITVPLIVLALGAAFSGFLLVPDSLGGIDLLERYFKPVFSMGEEYSRRFLRSGHSTDHHLTPSAELTLALLSLGAVAVGLTLSWSFYVKKKEIPPAEQDYAGWRKLVVRKYYIDEIFSAWVVQPILFFSEFFSSVVEKQFLDKILVNTGRISSGISVLLRRLQTGTIVDYAFMIVLGTILILSLFLWRGL